GCGATGATGCTCGATTGCCGCTCTCTTGGGTTTGAGCTGCTGCCGCTGCCGGAACAGGTGCGGGTGGTGATCTGCAATTCGATGGTGAAGCACGCGGTGGCGACTGGTGAGTACGGCGACCGGCGCGATGAGGTGGAGGCCGGGCAGTCGGTGCTGAGGCACGAGCGCAAGGGAGTTGAGCTGCTGCGGGACGCTACGCTCACGGACCTTGAGACCTGCAGGGAGAAGATGAGCGCGGCGAGCTATGCGCGGTGCAGGCACATCATTACCGAGAATGCGCGCGTGCTGCAGGCTCGCGAGGCGCTGCTGGCGGGCGATGTGGATCGGTTCGGTGCGCTGATGGTGAAGGCCCATGCGAGTATGCGGGACGACTTCGCTGCGAGCTGCCCTGAGGTGGATACGCTGGTGGATATTGCGATGAGGCAGGCTGGATGTTTCGGCGCGCGGATTACGGGCGGCGGGTTTGGCGGCTGCACGGTGAATGTTGTCCGGGAAGAGGCGGCTGCGGGATTTGTCGACGCCGTGAAGCGTGAGTATGAGGCGGCGACGGGCATCAAGGCGGATTGCTTTGTGAGCGCTGCATCGGATGGCGCGCTGGCACTGGCCAAGGCAGGTGTGCGATGAATCCGCTAGCGCAGCAGAATCCGCATCGCAGGTTCAATCCGCTGAAACGGGAGTGGGTGCTGGTCTCACCGCACAGGACGCAGCGGCCGTGGCAGGGGCAGGTGGAGAAGCCGGTTGCTCCGGCTGCGCTGACGTATGACCCGGAGTGCTATTTGTGCCCTGGAAACGTGCGCGCTGGTGGTGTGCGGACAGACAGGTATGCGAGCACGTACATCTTTGAGAACGATTTTGCCGCGCTGAAGCTGGATGCTCCGCGGTTTTCTTCGGACGAGGGCGGCAAAGGACTGCTGGTTGCAGAGGGCGAGAGCGGCGTGTGCCGTGTGATCTGCTTTTCGCCGCGGCACGATCTGACGCTGGCGAAGATGAGCGTCGAGGAGATTCGTGCGGTAGTGGATGTGTGGGACGCGCAGTGCCAAGAACTGGGTGCGCGCGAGGACATCAGCTATGTGCAGGTCTTCGAGAATCGCGGCGCGATGATGGGGGCGAGCAATCCGCACCCGCATGGCCAGATCTGGGCGAGCCGGTCGCTGCCAAATGAGGCGGTAGCTGAGCAGGCGGCGCAGGCGGAGTATATGAAGGTGCATGGCTGCTGTCTGCTGTGCGCGTATCGCGAGATGGAGGTGGCGCTCGGCGAGAGGGTCGTTGCAAAGAATGACAGTTTTGTTGCAGTGGTTCCGTTCTGGGCGGTGTGGCCGTTTGAGGTGATGATTCTGCCCGTGCGGCATGTGGCGGACCTCGAATCGATGAACAGCGCAGAGCGGGATGGGCTGGCGGCGATGCTGCAGGCGGTAACGCGGACCTATGACGAGGTGTTCGAGACACCGTTTCCGTATTCGATGGGGCTGCATCCGCGGCCGTTTGATCGTGAGGAGCATCCTGAGTGGCACTTCCACGCGCACTTCTATCCGCCGCTGCTGCGGTCGGCGACGATACGGAAGTTCATGGTGGGGTTTGAGTTGCTCGGGTCGCCGCAGCGGGATATTACG
The Edaphobacter bradus genome window above contains:
- the galK gene encoding galactokinase, which translates into the protein MSLNEAALLGAHRQRFGREGRAFEAPARVNLIGEHTDYTGGLVMPMAIGFRTVAVISPREDGRAVFYSDNYGEEVSYEISSLERAPRGHWSDYPVGVLWSLGQEGVGVGGFSMSLMGDVPLGAGLSSSASVEVATAMALLAHAGVELPLDQLATMCRRAENEYVGAKSGIMDQFIVAGGIEHRAMMLDCRSLGFELLPLPEQVRVVICNSMVKHAVATGEYGDRRDEVEAGQSVLRHERKGVELLRDATLTDLETCREKMSAASYARCRHIITENARVLQAREALLAGDVDRFGALMVKAHASMRDDFAASCPEVDTLVDIAMRQAGCFGARITGGGFGGCTVNVVREEAAAGFVDAVKREYEAATGIKADCFVSAASDGALALAKAGVR
- a CDS encoding UDP-glucose--hexose-1-phosphate uridylyltransferase, which encodes MNPLAQQNPHRRFNPLKREWVLVSPHRTQRPWQGQVEKPVAPAALTYDPECYLCPGNVRAGGVRTDRYASTYIFENDFAALKLDAPRFSSDEGGKGLLVAEGESGVCRVICFSPRHDLTLAKMSVEEIRAVVDVWDAQCQELGAREDISYVQVFENRGAMMGASNPHPHGQIWASRSLPNEAVAEQAAQAEYMKVHGCCLLCAYREMEVALGERVVAKNDSFVAVVPFWAVWPFEVMILPVRHVADLESMNSAERDGLAAMLQAVTRTYDEVFETPFPYSMGLHPRPFDREEHPEWHFHAHFYPPLLRSATIRKFMVGFELLGSPQRDITPESAAETLRQAAERPGVR